In the Alteromonas sp. M12 genome, one interval contains:
- a CDS encoding MFS transporter — MLAITYLLYFGQLGVLVPYLGVFLDGRGFSSQQIGELFALITIARILGPNLWASMADKSGKGLAILRLGSLLTVATFCLVFWLDGFWGLTLAFALMMMFWTAVLPQLEVLTLNCVASDPSRYSRIRLWGSVGFIILTIITGKAIDISSSEAPIYVSAAVLLCLFFSTLFIYEGRSSVKSAPAQGSIWRKASTIPFILFMLSAIFLQVSFATYYGFFALYTRDLGYSGQTTGLLLALAVAAEIVIFLLAGKLIKIFGLKWILFISIGLTAVRWYVLAVAAEYLWILISSQIIHAFSFGMHHAASIKFIHDYFGQAYQSRGQALYISIAFGFGGAAGNYVSGYLWQQGAGSYNAFIFSAITALLAAFFLLAISARKMSY; from the coding sequence TTGTTGGCGATTACCTATCTTCTCTACTTTGGGCAGTTGGGTGTTCTGGTGCCTTACTTGGGTGTTTTTTTGGATGGCCGAGGCTTCAGTTCGCAACAAATTGGCGAATTGTTCGCGCTTATCACAATTGCTCGTATTCTAGGCCCCAATCTCTGGGCTTCGATGGCCGATAAATCAGGCAAAGGCCTAGCTATCTTACGCTTAGGTAGTTTACTCACGGTTGCAACATTTTGTCTGGTGTTTTGGCTGGATGGTTTTTGGGGATTAACTTTAGCATTTGCTTTAATGATGATGTTTTGGACTGCGGTTTTGCCTCAGCTTGAAGTATTAACACTTAATTGCGTAGCCAGTGATCCAAGTCGTTACAGTCGTATTCGGTTGTGGGGAAGCGTTGGTTTTATCATCTTAACCATCATTACCGGTAAAGCCATTGACATTAGCTCATCAGAAGCACCTATTTATGTAAGCGCAGCGGTTTTGTTGTGTTTATTTTTTTCTACTTTGTTTATTTACGAAGGTCGCAGTTCAGTTAAAAGTGCGCCTGCGCAAGGCAGTATATGGCGTAAAGCGAGCACCATACCTTTTATATTATTTATGCTCAGTGCGATTTTTTTACAAGTTAGTTTTGCAACCTATTACGGATTTTTTGCATTATATACTCGTGATTTAGGCTACAGCGGCCAAACCACCGGCCTATTGTTGGCTTTGGCTGTTGCTGCAGAAATAGTAATCTTTTTGCTGGCCGGAAAATTAATTAAAATATTTGGACTTAAATGGATTTTATTTATCAGTATTGGGCTAACTGCTGTTCGTTGGTATGTGTTAGCCGTTGCAGCAGAATACCTGTGGATACTTATTTCAAGTCAAATCATACATGCATTTAGTTTTGGTATGCATCATGCGGCTTCAATAAAATTCATCCACGACTATTTTGGACAGGCTTACCAAAGTCGTGGACAGGCGCTGTATATCAGCATCGCATTCGGGTTTGGTGGGGCAGCGGGCAATTACGTATCTGGATACTTGTGGCAACAAGGGGCTGGTTCTTACAACGCCTTTATTTTCTCTGCCATTACAGCCTTACTAGCGGCTTTTTTCTTGTTGGCAATTAGTGCTAGAAAAATGTCGTACTGA
- a CDS encoding pitrilysin family protein, whose product MKRLVLMLGSVTLLLAGCSTDNQSKPQVFIDNLPAGVQLVEQHLANQDGDVSIPFSKYKLDNGLTVVLHEDHSDPLVHVDVTYHVGSAREEIGKSGFAHFFEHMMFQGSKNVADDEHFKIITEAGGSMNGSTNSDRTNYYETVPANQLEKVLWLESDRMGFLLDTVTQEKFEIQRETVKNERGQSYDNQPYGLRSERNSETLYPVGHPYSWSTIGYVEDLDRVTVDDLKAFFKRWYGPNNAVLTIGGDIDTNKTLAWVKKYFGSIPAGPAVEAPEKVAVTLENDRYVTIEDQVYLPLIQLTFPTVYVRHPDEAPLDVLSDILGGGKTSLFYKNLVKDNHAVQAMVSHPCRELSCEFQLIALANPAKSTKLSDLQKRIEESLVEFESRGVSEDDLARTKASIESSTIFGLQSVSGKVSTLAANEIFDAKPDLVQYDLDRYNNVTAQDVMRVYRQYIKGKAKVVLSIVPVGQTELVAKPQNFELPERQITTTTVNQKVTAEVINDNFDRSIMPKAGPNPTVKVPEYQRTQFANGIEMLTHSTDETPTVTLLLSLEGGPLLDPIEKAGLASFTAEMMNESTTTMSNEQMANELALLGSQISFSAGGRYTQIRVNSLVHNLDKTLALLKEKLFKPAFLPEDFERIKQNLAQQLQQQLKNPSVLAARATDTLLYGQDNRISLPDSGNLTTLSNIELNDVKAFYQQYYSPVMANLVIVGDIDQQQIANDIQFLIDWQGAPYQIPEYQTFPKHNEGKIYLVDKPGSAQSVVRVVELALPYDASGKQFKSKLMNYPLGGMFNSRINLNLREDKGYTYGASSRFIGGKTLGRFQASADVKQENTGDSIVEILTEIDTFSKSGMTEAELLSMRSAYTQADALSYETPFSKANFLNHLLTYDLEREYRDKQGEVIENITLAELNSLARSLLDINRMQVIVVADAKKVKPQLTKLGREIVEIHVSE is encoded by the coding sequence GTGAAGAGACTCGTTTTGATGTTGGGAAGTGTGACTTTACTTCTCGCTGGATGTTCCACTGATAATCAATCTAAACCGCAAGTATTTATCGATAATTTACCCGCTGGTGTACAACTAGTTGAACAACACTTAGCTAACCAAGATGGCGATGTTTCCATCCCTTTTAGTAAATATAAGTTAGATAATGGTCTCACCGTAGTGTTGCACGAAGACCATTCCGATCCATTGGTCCATGTTGACGTTACTTACCATGTTGGCTCTGCTAGAGAAGAGATTGGAAAATCCGGTTTCGCACACTTTTTTGAACACATGATGTTTCAAGGTTCTAAGAACGTGGCGGATGATGAACATTTTAAGATCATCACTGAAGCTGGCGGCAGTATGAATGGCTCAACCAATAGTGACAGAACTAACTATTATGAAACTGTGCCGGCCAATCAATTGGAAAAAGTGCTTTGGTTAGAATCTGACCGTATGGGGTTTTTACTCGATACTGTCACCCAAGAGAAGTTCGAAATCCAACGTGAAACTGTTAAAAATGAACGTGGACAAAGTTACGACAACCAACCTTACGGATTGAGAAGTGAGCGCAACAGTGAAACTTTATATCCCGTAGGCCACCCGTATTCTTGGTCTACCATTGGCTACGTCGAAGATCTTGACCGCGTAACCGTGGATGACTTAAAAGCATTTTTCAAACGCTGGTATGGACCAAATAATGCGGTGTTAACCATAGGCGGAGACATTGATACAAACAAAACCTTGGCCTGGGTTAAAAAATATTTTGGTAGCATACCTGCAGGACCAGCAGTAGAAGCGCCAGAGAAAGTGGCGGTGACATTGGAAAACGACCGTTATGTCACAATCGAAGACCAGGTCTATTTACCGCTTATTCAATTAACATTTCCAACCGTTTATGTCAGACACCCTGATGAAGCACCATTGGACGTGCTGTCTGATATTTTAGGTGGTGGTAAAACTTCACTGTTTTACAAAAACTTAGTGAAAGATAACCATGCTGTTCAAGCAATGGTTTCTCATCCTTGCAGAGAACTTTCCTGCGAATTTCAATTAATTGCCTTAGCTAACCCAGCTAAGTCCACAAAGCTATCTGATTTGCAAAAGCGCATTGAAGAGTCTTTGGTCGAGTTTGAATCACGCGGTGTCAGTGAAGATGATTTAGCTAGAACCAAAGCAAGCATCGAATCTTCGACCATTTTCGGTTTACAGAGTGTTTCAGGCAAAGTCTCTACGCTAGCAGCAAATGAGATCTTCGACGCTAAGCCAGATTTAGTTCAATATGATCTTGATCGATACAACAATGTCACTGCACAAGATGTTATGCGCGTTTATCGCCAGTACATTAAAGGTAAAGCCAAGGTTGTATTGAGTATTGTGCCCGTTGGACAAACTGAATTGGTCGCAAAACCACAGAATTTTGAGTTACCAGAACGTCAAATTACCACTACTACGGTCAACCAAAAAGTCACCGCTGAGGTGATAAATGATAATTTTGACCGCTCGATTATGCCCAAGGCTGGTCCAAACCCTACGGTGAAGGTGCCTGAGTATCAACGTACTCAATTTGCCAATGGGATTGAAATGTTGACCCACAGCACGGATGAAACACCCACAGTCACACTTTTATTGAGTTTAGAAGGCGGCCCACTGCTTGATCCAATAGAAAAAGCCGGATTAGCCAGCTTTACTGCTGAAATGATGAATGAATCCACCACCACAATGTCAAATGAACAAATGGCTAATGAGCTGGCATTGCTTGGAAGCCAGATTAGCTTCAGCGCAGGTGGGCGATATACACAAATTCGCGTTAATTCTTTAGTGCATAATTTAGATAAAACACTGGCACTATTAAAAGAAAAATTGTTTAAGCCTGCGTTTTTGCCTGAAGATTTTGAGCGTATCAAACAAAATTTAGCGCAACAGTTGCAGCAACAATTAAAAAATCCGTCAGTGTTGGCGGCGCGTGCCACTGATACTTTATTGTATGGGCAGGATAATCGTATCAGCTTACCTGACTCGGGTAATTTGACCACCTTAAGCAATATTGAACTTAACGATGTTAAGGCTTTCTATCAGCAATACTATTCGCCAGTAATGGCTAATTTGGTCATCGTGGGAGATATCGATCAACAGCAGATTGCCAACGATATTCAGTTTTTAATTGACTGGCAAGGAGCGCCTTATCAAATTCCTGAGTACCAGACATTTCCTAAGCACAATGAAGGTAAAATTTACCTCGTTGATAAACCTGGTTCGGCGCAGTCTGTAGTGCGCGTTGTTGAACTTGCGTTACCTTATGACGCTAGCGGAAAACAGTTTAAAAGTAAGCTAATGAACTACCCATTAGGGGGCATGTTTAATAGTCGTATTAATCTAAATTTACGTGAAGATAAAGGTTACACCTATGGTGCTTCAAGTCGCTTTATTGGTGGCAAAACCTTAGGGCGTTTTCAAGCTTCAGCGGATGTGAAGCAAGAGAATACGGGTGACAGTATCGTGGAAATTCTCACAGAAATAGATACCTTTAGTAAAAGCGGTATGACCGAAGCTGAATTGTTGTCTATGCGCAGTGCATACACGCAAGCAGATGCGTTGAGCTACGAAACCCCATTTAGTAAAGCGAACTTTTTAAATCACTTATTAACTTATGACCTAGAGCGCGAGTATCGCGATAAACAAGGCGAAGTAATTGAGAATATCACATTGGCAGAGTTAAATAGCTTAGCGCGTTCTTTGCTTGATATTAACCGTATGCAAGTTATTGTAGTGGCTGATGCTAAAAAGGTTAAACCGCAATTAACTAAATTAGGCCGTGAAATTGTTGAAATACACGTTTCTGAATAA
- a CDS encoding Hpt domain-containing protein, whose amino-acid sequence MNKEEQIIDLDFAVSQLSGNQSLLIKLLLKFNDQYQNLGQELVVLKEKNDLKAYKEVIHTVKGVSGNLGLNALHFASKKLETSVINQNDFTELEENFVNQLNATVNKINSLANDENASADTGAEQADKSSQSILIEMLENNEFITPDKLNSLLADCAISEMEKQALHNAIGDLDYEEALSVINKNS is encoded by the coding sequence ATGAATAAAGAAGAACAAATTATTGATTTAGATTTTGCTGTTTCTCAGCTAAGTGGCAATCAATCATTACTGATTAAATTACTGTTGAAGTTCAACGATCAATATCAAAACTTAGGGCAAGAGTTAGTTGTTTTAAAAGAAAAAAACGATCTCAAAGCCTACAAGGAAGTTATTCATACGGTAAAAGGGGTATCCGGTAACTTGGGTCTAAACGCGTTGCATTTTGCATCTAAAAAGTTGGAAACATCAGTTATCAATCAAAACGATTTTACTGAACTTGAAGAAAATTTTGTTAATCAACTCAACGCCACTGTGAATAAAATTAACAGTTTAGCCAACGACGAAAACGCCTCTGCGGATACGGGTGCAGAACAAGCGGACAAAAGTAGTCAAAGTATATTAATTGAGATGTTAGAAAATAACGAATTCATTACCCCTGATAAGCTAAACTCCTTGCTCGCTGACTGCGCGATTTCCGAAATGGAGAAACAAGCATTGCACAATGCGATTGGTGACTTAGATTACGAAGAAGCCCTCAGCGTAATAAATAAAAACAGCTAA
- a CDS encoding NAD(P)-binding domain-containing protein encodes MYHSLQSQARTRPIYNYRHPATSPINSAVSSQNERISVVGIGLMGSLLSVSFANNDHKVIAVDMDSRKVNGINQNHSPIQDAELEAAIVSARNKRNLIATSDLHNAILQTEVTLVCIGKIDSKESTVAKNIETVCQQIGATLAIKGQYHLVVIHSNLETTSCEQHLKPIIEKWSNKRCGKDFGLCYLPLYVAHKSQYSTAKIHDGILQGAHDNKSANAASRLFSTLDIGLKNVGVAASLNSD; translated from the coding sequence ATGTATCACTCACTCCAAAGCCAAGCAAGAACACGCCCTATCTACAATTACAGACACCCAGCGACCTCCCCTATAAACTCTGCTGTCAGTTCGCAGAACGAACGTATTAGTGTAGTGGGTATCGGTTTGATGGGGAGTCTACTCAGTGTTTCTTTTGCCAACAATGATCATAAAGTGATTGCGGTTGATATGGATTCTCGCAAAGTAAATGGTATCAACCAAAATCATTCACCCATTCAAGACGCCGAATTAGAAGCCGCTATAGTATCAGCGCGAAACAAGCGTAATTTGATTGCAACTAGCGATTTGCATAATGCAATTTTGCAAACAGAAGTGACCTTAGTCTGTATTGGAAAAATCGATTCAAAGGAATCAACTGTAGCCAAAAATATAGAAACTGTTTGCCAGCAAATTGGCGCAACCTTGGCAATCAAAGGTCAGTATCACTTGGTTGTGATTCATAGCAACTTGGAAACAACGAGTTGTGAGCAGCACTTAAAACCGATCATAGAGAAGTGGTCAAACAAGCGCTGTGGTAAAGATTTTGGTTTGTGCTATTTGCCCTTATATGTTGCTCACAAAAGCCAATATTCAACAGCCAAAATACATGATGGTATTTTGCAAGGCGCCCACGACAATAAAAGTGCAAATGCCGCTTCCAGGTTATTTTCCACCTTAGATATCGGATTGAAAAATGTGGGGGTCGCTGCAAGCTTGAATTCAGATTAA
- the smrB gene encoding endonuclease SmrB, with protein MKKQPNNPLKTLSVASVKPVEPDDHSLFRGEFKDVAPIKQDKITPPRPSSKQISHLQLKKQQENRETKQAMASFHFSDGFEAYFSEQGPLKYIKPGKPSYEVKRLRRGEYPPDLILDLHGLTRENAKLEIAALIVAAKKQNAHCVCIVHGLGSLILKNAVPNWLVQHPDVEGFHQAPLEWGGKGALLVLIEQPESFKDLY; from the coding sequence ATGAAAAAGCAGCCCAACAACCCACTTAAAACGTTATCTGTAGCATCGGTTAAACCAGTCGAGCCAGATGACCATTCACTGTTTAGAGGTGAATTTAAGGATGTTGCGCCAATTAAGCAGGACAAAATAACGCCTCCGCGTCCTTCCAGCAAGCAGATTTCGCATTTACAGCTTAAAAAGCAGCAAGAAAACCGCGAAACGAAACAAGCAATGGCGTCATTTCATTTTTCAGATGGGTTTGAAGCCTACTTTTCTGAGCAAGGACCACTGAAATATATAAAACCGGGAAAACCGAGTTATGAAGTAAAACGACTGCGACGGGGAGAATACCCACCGGATTTAATTTTGGATTTACACGGACTTACCAGAGAAAATGCAAAATTGGAGATAGCGGCATTAATTGTTGCGGCCAAGAAACAAAATGCGCACTGTGTTTGCATTGTTCATGGTCTTGGCTCACTGATTTTAAAAAACGCCGTGCCCAATTGGCTGGTTCAACATCCCGATGTCGAAGGTTTTCACCAAGCACCATTAGAATGGGGTGGCAAAGGCGCACTTTTAGTCTTAATCGAGCAACCTGAGTCGTTTAAAGATTTATACTGA
- the aroC gene encoding chorismate synthase, with protein MAGNTFGKLFTVTTFGESHGIAIGGVVDGCPPNLEISEEDLQIDLDRRKPGTSRYTTARREGDEVQILSGVFEGKTTGTSIGLLINNTNQRSQDYSKIKDTFRPGHADYTYQQKYGLRDYRGGGRSSARETAIRVAAGGIAKKYLKQMHGIEIHGYLSQLGPIKIDSVDQSVTNTNAFFCPDASKLDALDEYMRDLIKQGDSIGAKVSVVAKNMPVGLGEPIFDRLDADLASAMMGINAVKGVEVGDGFDVVEQKGSEHRDEITPQGFKSNRAGGILGGISSGQDVIVHLALKPTSSISVPGDSVDIHGEAAEIITRGRHDPCVGIRAVPIAEAMMAIVLMDHLLRHRGQNADVSSITPIIPGQA; from the coding sequence ATGGCTGGAAATACATTTGGTAAGCTGTTTACCGTAACCACATTCGGTGAAAGTCACGGTATCGCGATCGGTGGAGTAGTGGATGGTTGCCCACCTAACCTTGAAATTAGCGAAGAAGATTTACAAATAGATTTGGATCGTCGCAAACCCGGCACATCGCGCTACACCACGGCAAGACGAGAAGGCGACGAAGTGCAAATTTTGTCCGGTGTATTTGAAGGTAAAACTACGGGCACGAGTATTGGTTTATTAATCAATAATACAAATCAGCGTAGTCAAGACTACTCAAAAATTAAAGATACCTTTCGTCCTGGACATGCTGACTATACTTACCAGCAAAAGTATGGGTTACGTGACTATCGAGGCGGTGGCCGTTCTTCTGCTCGTGAAACAGCTATTCGTGTGGCCGCGGGCGGTATTGCTAAGAAGTACCTGAAGCAAATGCATGGCATAGAAATACATGGCTATTTGTCACAATTAGGGCCAATAAAAATTGATAGTGTTGATCAAAGCGTGACCAATACTAATGCGTTTTTCTGTCCAGATGCCTCAAAGTTGGATGCGCTCGACGAATATATGCGAGATCTAATCAAACAGGGTGATTCCATTGGCGCTAAGGTCTCAGTTGTCGCGAAAAATATGCCGGTTGGATTAGGTGAGCCAATATTTGATCGTTTAGATGCGGATTTGGCGTCGGCTATGATGGGCATCAATGCAGTAAAAGGCGTTGAGGTTGGCGATGGCTTTGATGTAGTAGAGCAAAAGGGAAGTGAGCATCGCGATGAGATCACCCCGCAAGGGTTTAAATCCAATCGTGCTGGTGGCATATTGGGTGGCATTTCGTCTGGTCAAGATGTGATAGTGCATTTAGCGCTAAAACCCACATCTAGCATCAGCGTTCCTGGCGATTCGGTAGATATTCACGGAGAAGCGGCGGAAATTATCACCAGAGGTCGACACGATCCCTGCGTAGGAATCCGCGCTGTGCCTATCGCTGAAGCTATGATGGCCATTGTTTTAATGGATCATTTACTGCGGCACCGTGGACAAAATGCAGATGTCAGTTCTATCACTCCTATCATTCCCGGGCAGGCGTAA
- the gshA gene encoding glutamate--cysteine ligase has protein sequence MSFTDRLAILQRPEVRATLPQIKHGVERETLRINADGGLAQTPHNEKLGSALTHDFITTDFSESLLEFITPPESDPNVTIEQLRDVHKYVMENIGDERLWPMSMPCFINGEDNIPIANYGSSNVAKMKSLYRVGLKNRYGSMMQAIAGVHFNFSLSTEFWQQWLANLDGTKADKHSISDAYFAMIRNYRRFCWLIPFLFGASPAICGSFIRGKKTNLPFQHLAKGTMYLPYATSLRMSDLGYTNSEQSGLNICYNQMDSYISSVRKAINTPSEKYAEFETKEDEEYRQLNSNVLQIENELYSPIRPKQPTLPLEKPTDALAKRGVNYIEVRALDVNPFSDIGIAKEQFYFLDVFLTYCLIAPSDFMTQQQYAETESNLKAVVVNGRDPELKLSDDSVAKSIPQWTEKLFAEMAQVAAVLDEANNCTLYTQALEQQKQKVADPSLTPSAQLLDMLITQNKDNGRFGVELAQKYRDELMSADYKVYSKASFEQQAKDSIAIQKQKEKEDTVSFEDFLKDYFAAPQSNYLAK, from the coding sequence ATGTCTTTTACTGATCGGTTAGCGATCCTTCAACGCCCAGAAGTGCGTGCTACTTTACCTCAAATCAAACATGGTGTAGAGCGTGAAACTCTGAGAATTAATGCCGATGGAGGCCTAGCGCAAACTCCCCATAATGAAAAATTAGGGTCAGCGTTAACCCATGATTTTATCACCACCGATTTTTCTGAGTCTCTGCTTGAATTTATTACACCACCAGAGTCTGATCCCAATGTTACTATCGAACAACTCCGTGATGTTCACAAATATGTGATGGAAAATATTGGAGATGAACGTTTGTGGCCAATGAGTATGCCGTGTTTTATTAATGGTGAAGACAATATTCCTATTGCTAATTATGGTAGCTCGAACGTCGCAAAAATGAAGAGTCTCTATCGGGTTGGATTAAAAAATCGTTACGGTAGTATGATGCAAGCCATCGCAGGGGTGCATTTTAACTTTTCGTTGTCGACAGAGTTTTGGCAGCAATGGTTAGCTAACCTTGATGGGACTAAAGCCGACAAACACAGTATTTCAGATGCATATTTTGCAATGATAAGAAATTATCGACGTTTTTGTTGGTTAATCCCCTTTTTATTTGGTGCTTCGCCAGCTATTTGTGGTTCTTTTATTCGTGGTAAAAAAACAAATTTACCGTTTCAGCATTTGGCTAAGGGAACTATGTATTTGCCTTATGCGACGTCTTTAAGAATGAGTGATCTAGGATATACCAACTCAGAACAATCGGGTTTGAATATCTGCTACAACCAAATGGACAGTTATATTTCATCGGTGCGCAAAGCGATTAATACACCTTCGGAAAAATATGCCGAATTTGAGACCAAAGAAGATGAAGAGTATCGCCAACTCAACAGCAATGTATTGCAAATTGAAAACGAGCTTTATTCTCCAATTCGTCCTAAACAACCAACCTTGCCGCTAGAGAAACCTACGGATGCATTAGCGAAAAGAGGCGTTAATTATATTGAAGTTCGAGCCCTTGATGTGAACCCGTTTAGTGACATCGGTATCGCGAAAGAGCAGTTTTATTTCTTGGATGTATTCCTAACCTATTGTCTCATTGCCCCAAGTGATTTTATGACCCAGCAACAATACGCTGAAACCGAGTCTAATCTAAAAGCGGTAGTGGTGAATGGTAGAGATCCAGAATTGAAATTAAGTGATGATTCTGTAGCCAAATCTATTCCTCAATGGACAGAAAAGCTGTTCGCGGAAATGGCACAAGTTGCAGCTGTATTAGATGAAGCTAACAATTGTACGCTTTATACTCAAGCCCTTGAACAACAAAAGCAAAAGGTTGCGGATCCCTCCTTGACTCCTTCTGCACAGTTGTTGGACATGTTGATTACCCAAAACAAAGATAATGGTCGATTCGGTGTAGAGCTTGCACAGAAGTATCGTGACGAGCTTATGTCTGCTGATTATAAGGTGTATTCCAAAGCATCATTTGAACAACAGGCTAAAGACTCCATTGCGATACAAAAACAAAAGGAAAAAGAAGACACTGTGTCTTTTGAAGATTTTTTGAAGGATTATTTTGCCGCTCCTCAGAGTAATTATTTAGCCAAGTAA
- a CDS encoding retropepsin-like aspartic protease, which yields MSKYWAIFGLLCLGISVSLNVFFWHQLTSAESTANTNNRPQKQQPFSANNGNASSDPLLVSGSGTAEQQPLDQTINTNKNSQYQKAIYWIKQQLAAGELVDAKEAIQAYLRNQPQNIDYLLLEGQLIAKTASTSEVLAHYYGLLDLPLETEQKAQVLALITDLTNTNINKLKGIRSWDVLATFLEPLWQFDPTRRSIIVALAEAYAYQNQEFLMENVLASLQQGDLDAARIRQILGQQTTVINHSDPIQEKDPLAEDYERNIKLRSLGDHYTTPIMIGRSTHELMLDTGATTTVLTSEAFDKISRRTSWEYVGTYKINTAGGLFDAPVYQIKQVFFAGFRLDNVAVVVLPMPEFSYADGLLGMNILRQFDFKIDQQNDLLLLNRTSS from the coding sequence ATGAGCAAATATTGGGCTATTTTTGGTTTGTTATGCTTAGGGATTTCGGTGTCTTTGAATGTGTTTTTCTGGCATCAATTAACATCAGCGGAATCCACTGCCAACACGAATAATAGACCACAAAAGCAACAACCGTTTAGCGCCAATAACGGCAATGCAAGCAGCGATCCTTTGCTTGTTTCCGGTAGTGGAACTGCGGAACAACAACCCCTTGATCAAACAATCAATACGAACAAAAACAGTCAATATCAAAAAGCCATCTATTGGATTAAGCAGCAACTGGCCGCTGGCGAATTGGTAGATGCTAAAGAGGCGATACAAGCTTATTTGCGCAATCAACCACAAAATATTGATTACTTATTGCTAGAAGGACAACTGATTGCCAAAACGGCCTCCACGAGCGAAGTATTGGCCCACTATTATGGGTTGCTAGACTTGCCCTTAGAAACTGAGCAAAAAGCCCAAGTACTTGCACTGATTACCGATCTGACCAACACTAATATTAATAAACTCAAAGGCATTCGTTCTTGGGATGTACTGGCTACATTTCTTGAGCCGCTGTGGCAATTTGACCCAACTCGACGCTCCATTATTGTCGCACTTGCTGAAGCCTATGCTTATCAAAATCAGGAATTTCTGATGGAAAATGTGTTGGCATCTTTACAACAAGGTGATTTAGATGCTGCGCGAATACGGCAAATCTTAGGACAACAAACGACCGTCATCAATCACTCAGATCCTATTCAAGAGAAGGATCCACTGGCTGAAGACTATGAACGTAATATTAAATTGCGTTCTTTGGGTGATCATTACACTACCCCAATAATGATTGGCAGAAGCACCCACGAATTAATGCTGGATACAGGCGCAACAACAACGGTACTGACCTCGGAAGCATTCGATAAAATCTCCAGAAGGACGAGTTGGGAATATGTAGGAACCTATAAAATAAATACCGCTGGCGGTCTTTTTGATGCGCCAGTTTATCAAATCAAGCAAGTATTTTTTGCCGGTTTTCGACTGGATAATGTCGCGGTCGTGGTGTTACCTATGCCAGAATTCAGCTACGCTGACGGTCTTCTTGGTATGAACATTCTACGCCAATTCGACTTTAAGATTGACCAACAAAATGATCTATTGCTTTTAAACAGAACCAGTTCTTAG
- the prmB gene encoding 50S ribosomal protein L3 N(5)-glutamine methyltransferase gives MTSIDSIDLESTATELTSILDIVRWSMSQFNQADLYFGHGTDNAWSEALTLALQVLHLPQNMPEEDIRMLLQSTLTTAEKNQILALVKRRITEKVPVAYLTNQAWFCGLPFYVDERVLVPRSPFAELINQHFSTWLKTEPQHILDLCTGSACIAIALAYEFSEAQVDAVDISDDALEVAEINIQEHALNEQVFPIKSDLMNALQGQKYDLIVSNPPYVDAEDMADLPDEFQHEPELGLAAGDDGLELVDHILRQAVEHLNPNGWLFVEVGNSEVHMNHKYPDLDIQWVEFEHGGSGVFAINQAKLKAYWATHS, from the coding sequence ATGACATCAATTGACTCCATTGATTTGGAAAGCACGGCAACTGAACTTACCTCCATTTTGGATATAGTAAGATGGTCCATGAGCCAATTTAATCAAGCAGATTTATATTTTGGCCATGGTACTGATAATGCCTGGAGCGAAGCACTTACCCTTGCTCTTCAAGTGTTACATTTACCGCAAAATATGCCCGAAGAAGATATACGCATGTTGCTGCAATCAACGCTGACAACGGCTGAAAAGAATCAGATTTTGGCATTGGTAAAAAGGCGTATTACTGAAAAAGTGCCTGTAGCCTATTTGACCAATCAAGCTTGGTTCTGCGGATTGCCCTTTTATGTGGATGAGCGTGTGTTAGTACCCCGTTCTCCTTTCGCTGAATTGATTAATCAACACTTTTCTACGTGGTTAAAGACTGAACCACAACATATTCTTGATTTATGCACAGGCAGTGCATGTATTGCGATTGCATTGGCTTATGAATTTTCAGAAGCGCAAGTAGACGCCGTTGATATCAGTGATGATGCGTTGGAAGTTGCCGAGATTAATATTCAAGAGCATGCTCTGAATGAACAAGTTTTTCCAATTAAGTCAGATTTAATGAATGCACTGCAAGGCCAAAAATACGATTTGATTGTTAGTAATCCGCCATACGTCGATGCCGAAGATATGGCTGATTTGCCAGATGAATTTCAGCACGAACCAGAACTTGGCTTAGCCGCCGGTGATGATGGATTAGAGTTGGTTGATCACATACTCCGTCAAGCAGTAGAGCATTTAAATCCCAATGGTTGGTTGTTCGTGGAAGTGGGTAATAGTGAAGTGCATATGAACCATAAGTACCCGGATTTAGATATTCAATGGGTCGAATTTGAACACGGCGGAAGTGGCGTGTTCGCTATTAACCAAGCTAAGCTTAAAGCATATTGGGCTACACATAGTTAA